One Campylobacter sputorum subsp. sputorum DNA segment encodes these proteins:
- a CDS encoding S41 family peptidase — MKFSKDGLRLSLVGAIVFFVLCITELFAKEDSVIIKNTESLAKMTKVMSIVENYYVDDLNLSDIIDKSISGLLSNLDAHSGYLDEKSYKDMQVQTSGEFGGLGITVGMKDGALTVIAPIDDTPAYKAGVKAGDVILMIDGNSTINTNLEEAVKKMRGEPKTDITLTLVRKGEPKPIEVKITRDIIKVDSVKAKMIEDENILYIRVSNFDQNVEKKVVEAVKKYPKVKGIVLDLRNNPGGLLDQAVNLTNVFVKDGVIVSQKGRNSNENVIFNAKASKKITDTPLAVLVNGGSASASEIVSGSLQDHKRAIIIGENTFGKSSVQMVMPLGKSEAIRLTIARYYLPSGRTIQAVGVKPDLVVYPGAVPRKEFDFNIKESDLKQHLQSELEKVEKSDKTDNKTEEDKKDMITKTQVMEDIQLKTAIDTIKIQNIQINH, encoded by the coding sequence TTGAAATTTTCAAAAGATGGTTTAAGGTTGAGCTTGGTTGGAGCTATAGTATTTTTTGTATTATGCATAACAGAGCTTTTTGCAAAAGAAGATAGCGTTATTATTAAAAATACAGAATCTTTGGCAAAAATGACAAAAGTAATGTCTATAGTTGAAAACTATTATGTAGATGATTTAAATTTAAGCGATATCATAGATAAATCTATTTCTGGGCTTTTATCAAATTTAGATGCACACTCTGGTTATCTTGATGAAAAATCATACAAAGATATGCAAGTTCAAACGAGTGGCGAGTTTGGCGGACTTGGCATAACAGTTGGTATGAAAGATGGTGCACTTACGGTTATTGCCCCTATTGATGATACACCTGCTTATAAAGCTGGTGTAAAAGCTGGTGATGTTATTTTAATGATAGATGGAAATTCTACTATAAATACAAATTTAGAAGAAGCCGTTAAAAAAATGCGTGGCGAACCAAAAACAGACATAACTCTTACGCTTGTTAGAAAAGGTGAGCCAAAACCGATTGAAGTTAAGATAACAAGAGATATTATAAAAGTTGATTCTGTTAAAGCTAAAATGATAGAAGATGAAAATATACTTTACATAAGAGTTTCGAATTTTGATCAAAATGTAGAAAAAAAAGTCGTAGAAGCAGTTAAAAAGTATCCAAAAGTAAAAGGAATTGTTTTAGACCTTAGAAATAATCCTGGCGGGCTTTTAGATCAGGCTGTAAATCTTACAAATGTGTTTGTAAAAGATGGGGTTATAGTTTCTCAAAAAGGCAGAAATTCCAATGAAAATGTGATTTTTAATGCAAAAGCTTCTAAAAAAATAACAGACACACCTCTTGCTGTTTTAGTAAATGGTGGAAGTGCAAGTGCAAGCGAGATTGTAAGCGGTTCGCTTCAAGATCATAAAAGAGCTATTATTATAGGTGAAAATACATTTGGAAAAAGTAGCGTTCAAATGGTAATGCCTCTTGGTAAATCAGAAGCTATAAGGCTTACTATAGCAAGGTATTATCTGCCAAGTGGCAGAACTATACAAGCTGTTGGTGTAAAACCAGATCTTGTAGTTTATCCTGGAGCTGTTCCAAGAAAAGAGTTTGATTTTAACATAAAAGAGAGTGATTTAAAACAACATTTACAAAGTGAGCTTGAAAAAGTTGAGAAATCAGATAAAACCGATAATAAAACAGAAGAAGATAAAAAAGATATGATAACAAAAACTCAGGTTATGGAAGATATACAGCTTAAAACTGCTATAGATACTATTAAAATTCAAAATATACAAATTAATCATTAA
- the purC gene encoding phosphoribosylaminoimidazolesuccinocarboxamide synthase: protein MKITKKDMIYEGKGKKMWSVNEDQDYLIAEFKDDLTAFNGEKKSSESGKGALNNKISTQLFKLLESNGIKTALVETISDTEQVVRKCQIVPLEIIVRNIATGSLTKRLGIKEGTVLPFSLVEFCYKDDDLGDPILNDEHCIILGAVKTQDDLEKLKSIARKINSILFKFFEEKNLKLVDFKIELGVDKDGNILLADEISPDSCRFWDATTNEKLDKDRFRQNIGNVKVAYEEVLRRILS, encoded by the coding sequence ATGAAAATCACAAAAAAAGATATGATTTACGAGGGAAAAGGTAAAAAAATGTGGTCTGTTAATGAAGACCAGGATTATTTGATAGCTGAATTTAAAGATGATTTAACTGCTTTTAATGGTGAAAAAAAATCAAGCGAGAGTGGTAAAGGTGCGTTAAATAATAAAATAAGCACACAGCTTTTTAAACTTCTTGAATCAAACGGTATAAAAACAGCTCTTGTTGAGACTATAAGCGATACTGAACAAGTTGTTAGAAAATGTCAAATAGTTCCACTTGAAATTATTGTAAGAAATATAGCCACAGGCTCTCTTACAAAAAGACTTGGTATAAAAGAAGGCACAGTGCTTCCATTTTCTTTAGTTGAGTTTTGTTATAAAGACGATGATTTGGGCGATCCGATACTAAATGATGAGCATTGTATAATACTTGGCGCCGTAAAAACTCAAGATGATTTGGAAAAATTAAAATCAATAGCTAGAAAAATTAACTCAATACTATTTAAATTTTTTGAAGAAAAAAATCTTAAATTAGTTGATTTTAAGATAGAACTAGGTGTAGATAAAGATGGAAATATCCTTTTGGCTGATGAAATAAGTCCAGATAGTTGTCGTTTTTGGGATGCTACAACAAATGAAAAACTAGACAAAGATAGATTTAGACAAAACATTGGCAATGTAAAAGTCGCTTATGAAGAAGTTTTGAGAAGAATTTTATCTTAA
- the purS gene encoding phosphoribosylformylglycinamidine synthase subunit PurS, which produces MKVVVNVRLKSGVLDPQGKAVEHALASLGFDSINSVRIGKQIVLDVKEADENDIKKDIEKMCEELLANTVIEDYEIVL; this is translated from the coding sequence ATGAAAGTAGTTGTAAATGTAAGATTAAAAAGCGGAGTTTTAGATCCACAAGGCAAGGCAGTAGAGCATGCTCTTGCCTCTCTTGGTTTTGATAGCATAAATAGTGTTAGGATTGGCAAGCAAATAGTTTTAGATGTAAAAGAAGCAGATGAAAACGATATCAAAAAAGATATAGAAAAAATGTGCGAAGAACTGCTTGCAAATACAGTTATAGAAGATTATGAGATAGTATTATGA
- the purQ gene encoding phosphoribosylformylglycinamidine synthase subunit PurQ, translating to MKVAIINFPGTNCERDTKYAFDKLDCQTEILWHKEDSINADLVVLPGGFSYGDYLRTAAIAKFSPIMKAVVEHAKKGGYVLGICNGFQMLLELKLLDGAMNRNIGLSFISKFHYLRVVSNSNKFLSKFNINDILNIPIAHGEGNYFVDEYSLKAMYDNEQVLLKYCDEFGNSLNPNGSVDDIAGICDKNKKIFGLMPHPERAVEKILGSEDGINMLKGLLY from the coding sequence ATGAAAGTAGCCATTATAAATTTCCCAGGCACAAACTGCGAGAGAGACACAAAATACGCTTTTGATAAACTAGATTGTCAAACTGAAATTTTGTGGCATAAAGAAGATAGCATAAATGCTGATTTGGTAGTTTTACCTGGTGGATTTAGTTACGGAGATTATCTAAGAACTGCAGCTATTGCTAAATTTAGTCCTATTATGAAAGCTGTTGTAGAACATGCTAAAAAAGGTGGTTATGTTTTAGGAATTTGCAATGGCTTTCAAATGTTACTAGAGTTAAAGCTTTTAGATGGAGCAATGAATAGAAATATAGGTCTTTCTTTCATATCTAAGTTTCATTATCTTAGAGTTGTTAGTAATTCAAATAAATTTCTTTCTAAATTTAACATTAATGATATTTTAAATATTCCTATAGCACACGGCGAGGGAAATTATTTTGTTGATGAATATAGCTTAAAAGCTATGTATGATAACGAGCAAGTTTTGCTTAAATACTGCGATGAGTTTGGAAATTCGCTAAATCCAAATGGATCAGTTGATGATATTGCTGGAATTTGTGATAAAAATAAAAAGATTTTTGGTCTTATGCCCCATCCTGAAAGAGCCGTAGAAAAGATTCTAGGAAGTGAAGATGGTATAAATATGCTAAAAGGACTCTTATATTGA
- a CDS encoding lysophospholipid acyltransferase family protein, translated as MKLWLKIRAFIYSVEFILSVLLVILLMSIFRKHNHKIRLIWAKFQLAFIGIKIDFHGSFDNSANMILMNHQSLLDIIVLESIYPRNLSWIAKKEIGEIPIIGLILKLPKMIPIDRKNPRSIVGLLKDVKDRLNDGRIIAIFPEGTRSRGDKLLKFQTGAKVLTQKLSLSVQPIVLVNTRKIMDSQGFKLSKGTIKVIALDKVDTSDENWLEKTRVKMQECLNKNI; from the coding sequence GTGAAACTTTGGTTAAAAATTAGAGCTTTTATTTATAGTGTTGAGTTTATTCTCTCTGTGTTATTGGTTATACTACTAATGAGTATATTTAGAAAACATAATCATAAAATAAGACTCATTTGGGCTAAATTTCAACTCGCTTTTATAGGCATTAAAATAGATTTTCATGGTAGTTTTGACAATAGTGCAAATATGATTTTGATGAATCATCAAAGTTTGCTTGATATCATAGTTTTAGAAAGTATTTATCCAAGAAATTTAAGCTGGATTGCCAAAAAAGAAATAGGGGAAATTCCCATAATAGGGCTTATTTTAAAACTACCAAAAATGATACCAATTGATCGTAAAAATCCAAGATCTATAGTAGGGCTTTTAAAAGATGTAAAAGATAGATTAAATGATGGTAGAATCATAGCTATATTTCCAGAAGGAACAAGGAGTAGGGGAGATAAACTTCTTAAATTTCAAACTGGTGCTAAGGTTTTAACTCAAAAACTAAGCTTAAGCGTCCAACCCATCGTTCTTGTAAATACTAGAAAAATTATGGATAGTCAAGGTTTTAAGTTAAGCAAAGGAACTATAAAAGTTATAGCTCTTGATAAAGTTGATACTAGCGATGAAAATTGGCTTGAAAAAACTAGGGTAAAAATGCAAGAGTGTTTAAATAAAAATATATGA
- a CDS encoding fluoride efflux transporter FluC has translation MNIASFFAVGFGGFIGAVLRFYVGILCIKLLPTYFYFSTFIVNLISSFFIGFFLSFLISSNLKNFIIVGILGGLSTFSTFSYENFIYLQNGEFMKLCINIFLNVLLCLTFCYIGNFVAKAFCI, from the coding sequence ATGAATATAGCTTCATTTTTTGCTGTTGGATTTGGCGGTTTTATAGGCGCTGTGCTTAGATTTTATGTTGGTATTTTATGCATTAAGCTTTTGCCAACATACTTTTATTTTTCTACTTTTATAGTAAATTTAATATCTTCATTTTTTATAGGATTTTTTCTAAGTTTTCTTATATCATCAAATTTAAAAAATTTCATAATTGTTGGAATTTTGGGTGGACTTAGCACATTTTCCACATTTAGTTACGAAAATTTTATATATTTACAAAATGGCGAATTTATGAAGTTATGTATAAATATCTTTTTAAATGTTTTATTGTGCCTAACTTTTTGTTATATAGGAAATTTCGTCGCTAAAGCATTTTGCATTTAA
- a CDS encoding lipid-binding SYLF domain-containing protein produces MKKLLLIATFLVSFLNADIVQNQRVYAATNLLQDFAIDKKITPNSKNMKNVRAIAIIPGLEKGGAVLSFQGGKGIFVMKNHDHTWSSPLFFDYRGAGLGLQLGYQSSDVIMLFYTSRSFKNFFDSQITLEANANATFVNGVGSGYKNEMGELATYIRSSSDNKGVFVGASIDSAMMRINNQDTNDYYERMYDYEDILNNSPKESVQTKALKKILEKYFGTEHNFR; encoded by the coding sequence ATGAAAAAACTTTTACTCATAGCCACATTTTTAGTTAGTTTTTTAAACGCTGATATAGTTCAAAACCAAAGAGTATATGCAGCTACAAATTTATTGCAAGATTTTGCAATTGATAAAAAAATAACTCCAAATAGTAAAAATATGAAAAATGTAAGAGCCATAGCGATTATACCTGGACTTGAAAAAGGTGGTGCGGTGCTATCTTTTCAAGGTGGAAAAGGAATTTTTGTGATGAAAAATCACGATCACACTTGGTCTTCTCCTCTGTTTTTTGACTATAGAGGTGCTGGACTTGGTTTGCAACTTGGATATCAATCAAGCGATGTTATAATGCTATTTTACACATCAAGATCATTTAAAAACTTTTTTGACTCTCAAATAACACTAGAAGCAAATGCAAATGCAACTTTTGTAAATGGAGTTGGAAGTGGCTATAAAAACGAGATGGGAGAACTTGCAACATATATAAGAAGTAGTAGTGATAATAAAGGTGTATTTGTAGGAGCAAGTATCGATAGTGCTATGATGAGAATAAACAATCAAGATACAAACGACTACTATGAGAGAATGTATGATTATGAGGATATACTAAATAACTCTCCAAAAGAGTCAGTTCAAACAAAGGCTCTTAAGAAAATTTTAGAAAAATACTTCGGAACAGAACATAATTTCAGATAA
- a CDS encoding type II secretion system protein, whose translation MKKGFTMIELIFVIVILGILAAVAIPRLSATRDDAEAVKAATNLSTIISDLGAYYTSQGAFSSELSQMTNVQLTATQKGADDGDGAQGNLAAAGIDCLKVVLHKENPINETVVNSGKPAYIAVTALNTDKPMCKKIHSMGSIDKILKGKFSYSGVTTAKTSSKAAVIGNVESNLGEFAVSGMGVKF comes from the coding sequence ATGAAAAAAGGTTTTACTATGATTGAGTTGATCTTCGTGATCGTTATTTTAGGTATTTTAGCAGCAGTTGCTATCCCAAGACTTTCAGCAACTAGAGATGATGCTGAGGCTGTAAAAGCAGCTACAAATCTTTCAACTATTATAAGTGATTTAGGTGCTTATTATACTTCCCAAGGGGCTTTTTCTAGTGAGTTATCGCAAATGACAAATGTTCAACTTACAGCAACACAAAAGGGTGCTGATGATGGCGATGGTGCACAAGGAAATTTGGCAGCAGCTGGAATTGATTGTCTTAAAGTTGTATTACATAAAGAAAATCCTATAAATGAAACTGTAGTTAATAGTGGTAAACCAGCTTATATAGCAGTTACAGCTCTAAATACCGACAAACCTATGTGTAAAAAAATTCATAGTATGGGATCAATTGATAAGATTTTAAAAGGTAAATTTAGTTATTCAGGTGTCACAACTGCTAAAACGAGTAGCAAAGCTGCCGTAATAGGCAATGTTGAAAGTAATTTAGGAGAGTTTGCAGTAAGTGGAATGGGTGTTAAATTCTAA
- a CDS encoding type II toxin-antitoxin system mRNA interferase toxin, RelE/StbE family produces MKDIKIIAYKNHEECHIRPDFLLIYRKENKILVLTLVDLGSHSELFD; encoded by the coding sequence ATAAAAGATATAAAAATCATAGCATATAAAAACCACGAAGAATGCCATATAAGACCTGATTTTTTACTAATTTATAGAAAAGAAAATAAGATTTTAGTATTAACTCTTGTTGATTTAGGAAGTCATAGTGAGCTTTTTGATTAG
- a CDS encoding type II toxin-antitoxin system mRNA interferase toxin, RelE/StbE family: MTKFKVAYTKNFKKSFKKIKHDKDLVNELKKVVNMLTNGEILDKRYKNHSI; encoded by the coding sequence ATGACTAAATTTAAAGTCGCATATACAAAAAACTTCAAAAAATCTTTTAAAAAAATAAAACACGATAAAGACTTAGTAAATGAGTTAAAAAAAGTCGTCAATATGTTAACAAATGGTGAAATTTTAGATAAAAGATATAAAAATCATAGCATATAA
- a CDS encoding sulfatase-like hydrolase/transferase — protein MISISFFILSLLFLFFVKHKFIKIFGVAFCFLFCLVSIFNVLLFHYTGSYLNFGNLNIFLISIKGAPLLSFYKQILFILALVFATVLFSVIVCKRVNSFKKSFKFANILWGISVVLAICFNPLTNSLLQMYIILNFQYHPAFIKKFSEIYKKPVFQKPLKNKNIVYIYLESFSRNFTTKFENLTPNINALSNRLEFSNINQINNGASITLEGLFASACGYPYSVTIYGEKKEKYTDLMGAKPNFKNSNMICANELLKKLGYYTYFIKGASLEFQNTRGFLEYMKYDEMQGKEELLKRGAKSLNEWGVDDDEMFEFAFDDFLRLSQSKDKFLQVVLNVGMHVPSGFISKKCENLKYLDGSNSMLNAAKCTDFLIGEFVNKIRASKYSKNTIIVMQSDHLLPYSVVDGMSDEKMGDFKLFFTILDDDINGTKIVQNYGSSLDTFTTFLGYMGISDEMNLGRNILKEKSINKSIPDLFYQGAMMIGDSVEYK, from the coding sequence ATGATTTCAATTTCGTTTTTTATCTTATCTTTACTATTTTTATTTTTTGTAAAACATAAATTTATTAAGATTTTTGGGGTTGCTTTTTGCTTTTTATTTTGCTTAGTTAGTATTTTTAATGTCTTATTGTTTCACTACACTGGAAGTTACTTAAATTTTGGAAATTTAAATATCTTTTTAATTAGCATTAAAGGAGCACCACTTTTAAGTTTTTATAAACAGATTTTATTTATTTTAGCCCTTGTTTTTGCTACTGTTTTATTTAGTGTTATAGTTTGTAAAAGAGTTAATTCTTTTAAAAAGAGTTTTAAATTTGCAAATATTTTGTGGGGAATTTCCGTGGTTTTAGCCATTTGTTTTAATCCGCTTACAAACTCGCTTTTGCAAATGTATATAATCTTAAACTTTCAGTATCATCCAGCTTTTATTAAGAAATTTAGTGAAATTTATAAAAAGCCAGTTTTTCAAAAACCTTTAAAAAATAAAAATATAGTTTATATTTATTTGGAGAGTTTTAGTAGAAATTTCACTACTAAATTTGAAAACTTAACGCCAAATATCAATGCTTTATCAAATAGACTTGAATTTTCTAATATAAATCAAATAAATAATGGTGCTAGTATTACATTAGAGGGACTTTTTGCAAGTGCGTGTGGTTATCCTTACTCTGTTACAATATATGGCGAAAAAAAAGAAAAATATACAGATTTAATGGGAGCTAAACCAAATTTTAAAAACTCAAATATGATTTGTGCAAATGAGCTTTTAAAAAAGCTAGGGTATTATACTTATTTTATAAAAGGTGCTAGTTTAGAGTTTCAAAACACAAGAGGGTTTTTAGAATATATGAAGTATGATGAAATGCAAGGCAAAGAAGAGCTCTTAAAAAGAGGTGCGAAAAGCTTAAACGAGTGGGGCGTGGATGATGATGAAATGTTTGAGTTTGCCTTTGATGACTTTTTAAGACTTTCTCAAAGTAAGGATAAGTTTTTGCAAGTTGTATTAAATGTAGGAATGCATGTTCCAAGTGGCTTTATCTCAAAAAAATGTGAAAATTTAAAATACCTTGATGGCTCAAATTCTATGCTAAATGCTGCTAAATGCACTGACTTTTTGATTGGAGAGTTTGTAAATAAAATCAGGGCTTCAAAATACTCCAAAAATACAATCATAGTTATGCAAAGCGATCATTTGTTGCCTTATAGTGTCGTTGATGGAATGAGTGATGAAAAAATGGGAGATTTTAAACTATTTTTTACGATTTTGGATGATGATATAAATGGCACAAAAATAGTGCAAAATTATGGTTCATCGCTTGATACTTTTACTACTTTTTTGGGCTATATGGGGATAAGTGATGAGATGAATTTGGGTAGAAATATCTTAAAAGAAAAGTCAATCAACAAAAGTATCCCAGATCTATTTTATCAAGGTGCAATGATGATAGGCGATAGCGTAGAGTATAAGTAG
- a CDS encoding M48 family metallopeptidase produces the protein MAKQKTCINFHNFEIFITIKKIKYARLKVSKTGEISLNIPYNFNENLVYEMLNKHKEWLEKTLSKIKSNLLPKDKISFLGEIYNLKFDENTKKTEFIKDTLITKNEANLEKFLKQKAIEIFTHYINLYKPHIKKPINRICIRKMSTRWGSCNTKKGYINLNLNLIFKDADLIEYVILHELTHLIYPHHKKEFYEFIKNLMIDYKDREKRLR, from the coding sequence ATGGCAAAACAAAAGACTTGTATAAATTTTCATAACTTTGAAATTTTCATAACGATAAAAAAGATAAAATACGCACGACTTAAAGTTAGTAAAACTGGCGAAATTTCGCTTAATATCCCCTATAATTTCAATGAAAATTTAGTCTATGAAATGCTAAACAAACACAAAGAGTGGCTAGAAAAAACTTTATCAAAAATAAAATCAAATCTTTTACCAAAGGATAAAATTAGCTTTTTAGGTGAAATTTATAACCTTAAATTTGATGAAAATACTAAAAAAACAGAGTTTATAAAAGACACTTTAATAACCAAAAATGAAGCAAATTTAGAAAAATTTCTAAAACAAAAAGCTATAGAAATTTTTACGCATTATATAAATTTATACAAACCACATATCAAAAAACCCATAAACCGCATTTGCATACGCAAAATGTCGACGCGTTGGGGAAGTTGCAATACCAAAAAAGGTTATATAAATTTAAATTTAAATTTGATTTTTAAAGATGCGGATTTGATAGAGTATGTCATCTTACACGAGCTAACGCACCTAATATATCCACATCATAAAAAAGAATTTTATGAATTTATAAAAAATCTAATGATCGATTATAAAGATAGAGAGAAAAGATTAAGATAG
- a CDS encoding MATE family efflux transporter — translation MKTFSLSKLAFPIYLDMILKLATIIINTYMISLIDVNLVGAMGAGNQIFSLFVTVFSFLAVGCSVFVAQALGANLKLIALKATHISISFNALLGLICGILVFIFSKEILHLLNIPDILLVDATHYLRALSVVFFIDAIAILISTIIRVYGYTMHILVVSIIINLITIIGNAIVLFEPFGMPHLGLLGVGISTAFGRFIGIFMLCFVLFGIIGLKFYFAMLFKFKLSILQKILSVGMPSAGENLLWIGQYLVAFSFVASMGENSLSVQTIYFQISAFIFFGGSAISIANEVIVGRLVGSNELNLAYKKAFLALKVGIFSTAIFLCIVLLAKEFIMNLYHLNDELKNIMRPLFYLSLVLELGRTLNIVMVNSLRASGDAKFPFLMGIIFMWGVSLPVGYFLGIYMQMGILGVWIGFACDEWLRGLANTYRWKSKKWQNKRLV, via the coding sequence TTGAAAACTTTTTCTCTTAGCAAATTAGCTTTTCCAATCTATCTTGATATGATTTTAAAGCTTGCAACTATAATCATAAATACATATATGATAAGCCTTATAGATGTAAATTTAGTTGGAGCTATGGGAGCTGGAAATCAAATTTTTAGCCTTTTTGTAACTGTGTTTAGTTTTTTAGCTGTTGGGTGCTCTGTTTTTGTAGCTCAAGCACTCGGGGCAAATTTGAAACTAATTGCACTAAAAGCAACTCATATAAGTATATCTTTTAATGCTCTGCTTGGCTTAATTTGTGGCATTTTGGTTTTTATTTTCTCAAAAGAAATACTTCATCTTTTAAACATCCCAGACATACTTTTAGTAGATGCGACACATTATTTAAGGGCATTATCTGTTGTATTTTTCATAGATGCCATAGCCATACTAATATCAACTATAATTAGGGTTTATGGCTATACAATGCATATTTTAGTAGTTTCTATCATAATAAATTTAATAACCATTATAGGAAACGCTATAGTTTTATTCGAGCCTTTTGGTATGCCTCATCTTGGGCTACTTGGAGTTGGAATTTCAACAGCTTTTGGTAGATTTATCGGTATTTTTATGCTGTGTTTTGTGTTATTTGGGATAATAGGACTTAAATTTTATTTTGCAATGCTTTTTAAATTTAAACTCTCTATACTGCAAAAAATACTCTCAGTTGGTATGCCAAGTGCTGGCGAAAATCTGCTTTGGATAGGTCAGTATCTAGTTGCTTTTAGTTTTGTAGCAAGTATGGGCGAAAATTCGCTAAGCGTTCAGACTATATACTTTCAAATTTCGGCTTTTATATTTTTTGGAGGAAGTGCCATAAGTATAGCAAACGAAGTCATAGTAGGAAGGCTTGTTGGATCAAATGAGCTAAATTTAGCATACAAAAAAGCATTTCTTGCACTTAAAGTTGGTATTTTTAGCACGGCGATATTTTTGTGTATAGTTTTGTTAGCAAAAGAATTTATAATGAATCTATACCACTTAAATGACGAGCTAAAAAATATAATGAGACCACTATTTTATCTAAGCCTTGTTTTAGAGCTTGGCAGAACTTTAAATATCGTGATGGTAAATTCTCTTCGTGCAAGTGGTGACGCAAAATTTCCTTTTTTAATGGGGATAATTTTTATGTGGGGAGTTTCTTTGCCTGTTGGATATTTTCTTGGAATCTATATGCAAATGGGAATTTTAGGAGTTTGGATTGGTTTTGCTTGTGATGAATGGCTAAGAGGACTTGCAAATACCTATAGATGGAAAAGTAAAAAATGGCAAAACAAAAGACTTGTATAA